From Paraburkholderia sabiae, a single genomic window includes:
- the prmC gene encoding peptide chain release factor N(5)-glutamine methyltransferase — translation MSHIDTVATLLRASPLPALEARILLGHALGWRRTELITRADNPLEPTQVAAFRELETRRVAGEPIAQLIGLREFFGLEFDVTRDVLIPRPETELLVETAVQALEEHPARSRVLDLGTGTAAIAVSIAWSRPDARVWAVDRSAEALDVAKRNAVKLLEPKRPGGDLQFAQSDWYAALDASLTFEVIVSNPPYIASGDPHLSQGDLRFEPRGALTDEADGLSAIRAIVAGAPARLAPNGVLWMEHGYDQAEAVRAILVAQGFADVRSECDLAGIERISGGRWPG, via the coding sequence ATGAGTCACATCGATACCGTCGCCACGCTACTGCGCGCATCGCCGCTGCCCGCGCTCGAAGCGCGTATTCTGCTCGGACATGCGCTGGGCTGGCGGCGCACCGAGTTGATCACGCGCGCCGATAATCCGCTGGAGCCGACGCAGGTGGCGGCCTTCCGAGAGCTGGAAACGCGGCGCGTGGCAGGCGAACCGATCGCGCAACTGATCGGCCTGCGCGAATTCTTCGGACTCGAGTTCGACGTCACGCGCGATGTGCTGATTCCGCGGCCGGAAACCGAATTGCTGGTCGAAACGGCCGTGCAGGCTCTGGAAGAACATCCGGCGCGCTCTCGTGTGCTGGATCTCGGCACGGGCACAGCCGCGATCGCGGTGTCGATCGCGTGGTCGCGTCCGGATGCGCGCGTTTGGGCGGTCGATCGTTCGGCAGAAGCGCTCGATGTCGCGAAGCGCAACGCCGTCAAACTGCTCGAACCGAAACGTCCCGGCGGCGATTTGCAGTTCGCGCAAAGCGACTGGTACGCTGCGCTCGACGCCTCGCTCACGTTCGAAGTGATCGTCAGCAATCCGCCGTATATCGCGAGCGGCGATCCGCATCTGTCGCAGGGCGATCTGCGCTTCGAGCCGCGTGGCGCGCTCACCGACGAAGCCGACGGCCTTTCCGCGATTCGGGCGATCGTCGCTGGCGCGCCGGCGCGGCTCGCGCCGAACGGCGTGCTGTGGATGGAACACGGCTACGATCAGGCCGAAGCCGTCCGCGCGATTCTCGTTGCCCAAGGTTTCGCCGACGTGCGCTCGGAGTGCGACCTCGCCGGCATCGAACGCATCAGCGGCGGACGCTGGCCCGGCTGA
- the grxD gene encoding Grx4 family monothiol glutaredoxin: protein MDTQQRIKQIVDENPVVLFMKGNAQFPMCGFSGRAVQILKACGVDQFKTVNVLEDEAVRQGIKEFSNWPTIPQLYVNGEFVGGSDIMMEMYQSGELQQLFAAA from the coding sequence ATGGACACGCAACAACGCATCAAGCAAATCGTCGACGAAAACCCCGTCGTGCTCTTCATGAAAGGCAACGCGCAATTCCCGATGTGCGGCTTCTCGGGCCGCGCAGTGCAGATCCTGAAGGCATGCGGCGTCGATCAGTTCAAGACGGTCAACGTCCTCGAAGACGAAGCCGTGCGCCAGGGCATCAAGGAATTCTCGAACTGGCCGACCATTCCGCAGCTGTACGTGAACGGCGAGTTCGTCGGCGGCTCGGACATCATGATGGAGATGTATCAGTCGGGCGAACTGCAGCAGCTCTTCGCCGCAGCCTGA
- a CDS encoding UbiX family flavin prenyltransferase, protein METRAAAPRRLIIAITGATGAVYGIRLLQTLRKLGGVESHLLISSAGWLNIQHELKLSREDVHPLADVVHSVRDVGASVASGSFATDGMIVAPCSMKTLASIAHGLSDNLITRAADVTLKERRRLVLMVRETPFNLAHLRNMTAVTEMGGIVFPPLPAFYNHPETIDQMVDDTVARVLDLFALGPALSPAWRGLNNPQQ, encoded by the coding sequence ATGGAAACACGCGCTGCGGCGCCTCGTCGTCTGATCATCGCCATCACGGGAGCGACGGGGGCCGTCTACGGCATCCGGTTGCTTCAGACGTTGCGCAAGCTGGGCGGCGTCGAAAGCCATCTGCTGATTTCCAGCGCCGGATGGCTCAATATCCAGCACGAACTCAAACTGTCGCGTGAAGACGTGCATCCGCTCGCAGATGTCGTTCATTCGGTGCGCGATGTCGGCGCGAGCGTCGCGTCCGGCTCTTTCGCGACCGACGGCATGATCGTCGCGCCCTGCTCGATGAAAACGCTCGCGAGCATCGCGCACGGCCTCTCCGACAATCTGATCACGCGCGCCGCCGACGTCACGCTCAAGGAACGTCGAAGGCTCGTGCTGATGGTCCGCGAAACGCCGTTCAATCTCGCGCATTTGCGCAACATGACGGCCGTGACCGAAATGGGCGGTATCGTCTTTCCACCGCTGCCCGCCTTCTACAATCACCCGGAAACAATCGACCAGATGGTCGACGATACCGTCGCGCGCGTGCTCGATCTGTTTGCGTTGGGCCCGGCGCTGTCGCCTGCCTGGCGAGGCCTGAATAATCCACAGCAGTAG
- a CDS encoding DODA-type extradiol aromatic ring-opening family dioxygenase translates to MTRLPSLFLSHGAPTLPIDPSMPRAEFASLSAEVPRPKAILMLSAHWGTLQPAASTSDAPETIHDFYGFPRQLYEIQYPAPGAPDIARRAAALLGDEGIPTTTQPHGLDHGAWVPMLLMFPHADVPIAQLSIQPRLDPAHHFRVGRALRPLQDEGVMIVGSGQITHNLREADFSARPEDADPRVTEFTDWFETRLVERDIDALLDYRRQAPHAEFMHPTDEHLLPVFAALGAAPDDYKLGIQSLGTFQRSLAMTNYVFGNA, encoded by the coding sequence ATGACCCGCTTGCCTTCCCTTTTTTTGTCGCACGGCGCGCCGACGCTGCCGATCGATCCGTCGATGCCCCGCGCCGAGTTCGCGTCGCTGTCGGCGGAAGTGCCGCGTCCCAAAGCGATCCTGATGCTGTCCGCGCATTGGGGCACCTTGCAGCCGGCCGCCAGCACGTCGGACGCACCCGAGACGATCCACGATTTCTACGGCTTTCCGCGCCAGTTGTACGAAATCCAGTACCCGGCGCCGGGCGCACCCGATATCGCGCGCCGCGCCGCTGCGCTGCTCGGCGACGAAGGTATTCCGACCACGACGCAGCCGCACGGTCTCGACCACGGCGCGTGGGTGCCGATGCTGCTGATGTTCCCGCACGCGGACGTGCCCATTGCGCAGCTGTCGATCCAGCCGCGGCTCGATCCCGCGCATCATTTCCGCGTCGGCCGTGCGCTGCGTCCGTTGCAGGACGAAGGCGTGATGATCGTCGGTTCCGGCCAGATCACGCACAACCTGCGCGAAGCGGATTTCTCGGCGCGTCCGGAAGACGCGGATCCGCGTGTCACCGAGTTCACCGACTGGTTCGAGACGCGTCTCGTCGAACGTGATATCGATGCGTTGCTCGACTACCGGCGTCAGGCGCCGCACGCCGAGTTCATGCATCCGACGGACGAGCATCTGTTGCCCGTCTTCGCCGCATTGGGCGCCGCGCCGGATGACTACAAACTCGGCATTCAATCGCTCGGGACGTTCCAGCGCTCGCTGGCGATGACGAATTACGTGTTCGGCAACGCCTGA
- a CDS encoding APC family permease encodes MKSSIQRHIGPFALMLTGLGSIIGSGWLFGAWKAAKIAGPAALCAWVIGAVVILAIALTYAELGAMFPESGGMVRYARYSHGALVGFISAWANWIAIVSVIPIEAEASIQYMSTWPYEWAHNLFIEGSLTTPGLLLSAVLVVIYFMLNYWGVKVFARANSAITIFKFIIPGLTILGLMMSGFHKENLGESFGGSGVFAPYGWSAVLTAVATSGIVFAFNGFQSPINLAGEARNPAKSVPFAVIGSILLALVIYVLLQIAYIGAVNPTDVMKGWNQFNFKSPFAELAIALNLNWLAILLYVDAFVSPSGTGTTYMATTTRMIYAMERNNTMPKIFGSVHPLYGVPRPAMWFNLLVSFIFLFFFRGWSSLAAVISVATVISYLTGPISLMALRRAATDLERPLHIPGMSVIAPFAFVCASLILYWAKWPLTGEIILLMIVALPVFFYFQAKSGFSGFNQDLKAAWWLVAYLPVMAILSLIGSKQFGGMGVLPYGWDMLVVIACALVFYYWGVHTGYRTEYLNERESHDEILEGIGA; translated from the coding sequence GTGAAAAGTTCTATTCAACGGCACATCGGCCCGTTTGCGCTGATGCTGACGGGACTCGGCTCGATCATCGGGTCCGGCTGGCTGTTCGGCGCCTGGAAGGCGGCGAAGATCGCGGGTCCTGCGGCGCTGTGCGCATGGGTGATCGGTGCAGTGGTGATTCTCGCAATCGCGCTGACTTACGCAGAACTCGGCGCGATGTTCCCCGAGTCGGGCGGCATGGTGCGTTACGCGCGTTATTCGCACGGCGCGCTCGTCGGCTTTATCAGCGCGTGGGCGAACTGGATTGCAATCGTGTCGGTGATTCCAATTGAAGCCGAAGCGTCGATCCAGTACATGAGCACCTGGCCGTATGAATGGGCGCATAACCTGTTCATCGAAGGCTCGTTGACGACACCGGGCTTGCTGCTTTCAGCGGTGCTCGTGGTCATTTACTTCATGCTGAATTATTGGGGCGTCAAGGTATTTGCACGCGCCAATTCGGCGATCACGATCTTCAAGTTCATCATTCCCGGCCTGACGATTCTCGGTCTGATGATGAGCGGCTTCCACAAGGAAAACCTCGGCGAAAGCTTCGGCGGCTCGGGCGTATTTGCGCCGTACGGCTGGTCGGCGGTGCTAACGGCGGTCGCAACGAGCGGCATCGTGTTCGCATTCAATGGTTTCCAGAGCCCGATCAACCTCGCGGGCGAAGCGCGCAATCCGGCGAAGAGCGTACCGTTTGCGGTGATCGGCTCGATCCTGCTGGCGCTGGTGATCTACGTGCTGCTTCAGATTGCGTATATCGGCGCAGTGAACCCCACCGATGTGATGAAGGGCTGGAACCAGTTCAACTTCAAGTCGCCGTTCGCGGAGCTGGCGATCGCGCTGAACCTGAACTGGCTCGCGATCCTGCTGTATGTCGATGCGTTCGTGAGCCCGAGCGGTACGGGCACGACCTACATGGCGACGACCACGCGCATGATTTACGCGATGGAGCGCAACAACACGATGCCGAAGATCTTCGGCAGCGTGCATCCGCTGTACGGCGTGCCGCGTCCGGCGATGTGGTTCAACCTGCTGGTGTCGTTCATCTTCCTGTTCTTCTTCCGTGGCTGGAGTTCGCTGGCGGCTGTGATTTCGGTGGCGACCGTGATCTCGTACCTGACGGGTCCGATCAGTCTGATGGCGCTGCGTCGCGCGGCAACGGATCTCGAGCGCCCGCTGCACATTCCGGGCATGAGTGTGATCGCGCCGTTCGCGTTCGTGTGTGCTTCGCTGATTCTCTACTGGGCGAAATGGCCTCTGACGGGCGAAATCATTCTGCTGATGATCGTCGCGCTGCCCGTGTTCTTCTACTTCCAGGCGAAGTCGGGTTTCTCGGGCTTCAATCAGGATCTGAAGGCAGCGTGGTGGCTGGTCGCGTATCTGCCCGTGATGGCGATTCTGTCGCTGATCGGCAGCAAGCAGTTCGGCGGCATGGGCGTGCTGCCGTACGGCTGGGACATGCTGGTCGTGATCGCGTGCGCGCTGGTCTTCTACTACTGGGGCGTACACACCGGTTATCGCACCGAGTATCTGAACGAGCGTGAATCGCACGATGAGATTCTCGAAGGCATCGGCGCCTGA
- a CDS encoding cold-shock protein, protein METGTVKWFNDAKGFGFITPDAGGEDLFAHFSEIRIEGFKTLQENQKVTYDVKTGPKGKQAANIKPA, encoded by the coding sequence ATGGAAACCGGTACCGTCAAGTGGTTCAATGACGCAAAGGGCTTTGGCTTCATCACCCCGGACGCTGGCGGCGAAGACCTGTTCGCGCATTTCTCGGAAATCCGCATCGAAGGCTTCAAGACGCTGCAGGAAAACCAAAAGGTTACCTACGACGTCAAGACGGGCCCGAAGGGCAAGCAAGCCGCTAACATCAAGCCGGCTTAA
- a CDS encoding Hsp70 family protein: protein MTYCAIDFGTSNSAVAVPVGAAASGQATLKLAPVEGAYTTLPTAVFFNTDENSRAYGRAALEAYIDGFDGRLMRSMKSILGSALADNTTDLGDGSAIKYTDVIAIFVTHLKRCAEQTAGTPISRAVLGRPVFFVDDDPRADQLAQQQLEAAARSVGLNEIHFQYEPIAAAFDYEAHLTQEGLVLVADIGGGTSDFSLVRVGPERMQRIERKDDVLAHHGVHVAGTDFDRRVELVTILRELGYQSLDPEGREVPNRIYFDLATWHLINTIYTPKRAAELGLMRHLYSDTKHHDRLMRVVEQRFGHALAAHAEEAKIGVAAGGETLIDLEIVEEDLRLAFDEAQLVAAGKDETQRIVQAARETVQRAGVAPRDVDALYFTGGSTGLAFLSGALAAAFPDAKPVFGDRLASVATGLGIHARRLFR, encoded by the coding sequence ATGACCTATTGCGCGATTGACTTCGGCACGTCTAATTCGGCAGTTGCCGTCCCTGTTGGCGCCGCGGCGTCGGGTCAGGCGACGCTGAAACTGGCGCCCGTCGAAGGCGCCTACACGACGCTGCCCACGGCCGTCTTCTTCAACACCGACGAGAACTCGCGCGCTTATGGGCGCGCGGCGCTCGAAGCGTATATCGACGGCTTCGACGGCCGCCTGATGCGCTCGATGAAGAGCATTCTCGGCTCGGCGCTCGCCGACAACACCACCGATCTCGGCGACGGCTCGGCGATCAAGTACACCGACGTGATCGCGATATTCGTCACGCATCTGAAGCGCTGCGCGGAGCAGACGGCGGGCACGCCGATCAGCCGTGCCGTGCTAGGCCGCCCGGTGTTTTTCGTCGACGACGATCCGCGCGCCGATCAGCTGGCGCAGCAACAGCTCGAAGCGGCGGCGCGCTCGGTTGGTTTGAACGAAATCCACTTCCAGTACGAGCCGATCGCAGCCGCCTTCGATTACGAAGCGCACCTGACGCAAGAAGGGCTCGTGCTGGTGGCGGACATCGGCGGCGGCACGTCGGACTTTTCGCTGGTGCGGGTCGGCCCCGAGCGCATGCAGCGTATCGAGCGCAAGGACGACGTGCTGGCGCATCACGGCGTGCACGTCGCGGGAACGGACTTCGACCGGCGCGTCGAGCTCGTGACGATTCTGCGCGAACTCGGCTATCAGTCGCTCGATCCGGAAGGGCGCGAAGTGCCGAACCGCATTTACTTCGATCTCGCCACCTGGCATCTGATCAACACGATCTACACGCCGAAGCGCGCGGCCGAACTTGGCCTGATGCGGCATCTGTATTCGGACACGAAGCATCACGACCGGCTGATGCGGGTCGTCGAGCAGCGCTTTGGCCATGCGCTCGCGGCGCATGCGGAAGAAGCGAAGATCGGCGTCGCGGCGGGCGGCGAGACGTTGATCGATCTGGAGATCGTCGAAGAGGACTTGCGGCTTGCATTCGACGAAGCGCAACTCGTCGCGGCCGGCAAGGACGAGACGCAGCGCATCGTTCAGGCCGCGCGTGAGACGGTGCAGCGCGCGGGCGTCGCGCCACGCGATGTCGATGCGCTGTACTTCACGGGGGGATCGACGGGACTCGCGTTTCTGTCGGGCGCGCTGGCTGCGGCTTTTCCCGATGCGAAGCCCGTGTTCGGCGATCGCCTTGCCAGCGTCGCGACCGGATTGGGCATTCACGCCCGGCGCTTATTCCGGTAA
- a CDS encoding MFS transporter, giving the protein MQEPTVRTDPSTIVETDLPSRLDRLPWGRFHSLIVVALGVTWLLDGLEVTLAGSVASALKSSDVLRFSNADVGLAGSAYIAGAVLGALGFGWLTDRLGRRKLFFITLALYLAATAATAFSWNLASFLVFRFLTGAGIGGEYTAINSTIQEFTPARVRGHTDLAINGTFWVGAALGAIGSLVLLDPHLLPGDWGWRACFFIGAALALAILPMRVWIPESPRWLLTHGEEKEAREIVEGIEARFRAENHALPDDALKRLRLRARERTTLREVFHTLFVVHRRRALVGLSLMTAQAFFYNAIFFTYALVLTDFYHVPGDHIGWYILPFALGNFAGPLLIGRLFDVIGRRKMITATYAISAILLTLSGYLFEQQMLTVTTQTIAWMVIFFFASSAASSAYLTVSESFPLEIRALAIAVFYAFGTALGGIAGPAFFGRLIDTQQRSEVFSGYLVGSALMLAAAVIAAIWGVDAERRSLETVAAPLSAVEDE; this is encoded by the coding sequence ATGCAGGAACCTACGGTCCGCACCGACCCGTCCACCATCGTCGAAACCGATCTGCCATCGCGGCTCGACCGCTTGCCGTGGGGCCGCTTTCATTCGCTGATCGTCGTCGCGCTCGGCGTGACATGGCTGCTCGACGGGCTCGAAGTGACGCTGGCGGGATCGGTGGCGAGCGCGCTGAAATCGAGCGACGTGCTGCGCTTCTCGAACGCGGACGTGGGACTCGCGGGCAGCGCGTACATCGCGGGCGCGGTGCTGGGTGCGCTCGGATTCGGCTGGCTGACCGACCGGCTCGGGCGTCGCAAGCTGTTCTTCATCACGCTCGCGCTCTATCTGGCCGCGACGGCGGCGACGGCGTTCTCGTGGAATCTCGCGAGCTTTCTCGTGTTTCGTTTTCTGACGGGCGCGGGCATCGGTGGCGAATACACGGCGATCAACTCGACGATCCAGGAATTCACGCCCGCGCGTGTGCGCGGCCACACCGATCTCGCGATCAACGGCACGTTCTGGGTCGGCGCGGCGCTCGGCGCAATCGGCTCGCTGGTGCTGCTCGATCCGCATCTGCTCCCCGGCGACTGGGGCTGGCGCGCGTGCTTCTTCATCGGCGCGGCGCTCGCGCTGGCGATCCTGCCGATGCGTGTCTGGATTCCCGAAAGCCCGCGCTGGCTGCTGACGCACGGCGAAGAGAAGGAAGCGCGCGAGATCGTCGAAGGCATCGAGGCGCGCTTTCGCGCGGAAAACCACGCGCTTCCCGACGACGCGCTCAAGCGTCTGCGGCTGCGCGCCCGCGAGCGCACGACGCTGCGCGAAGTCTTCCATACGCTGTTCGTGGTGCATCGGCGGCGCGCGCTGGTCGGGCTGTCGCTGATGACGGCGCAGGCGTTCTTCTACAACGCAATCTTTTTCACCTACGCGCTGGTGCTGACGGACTTCTATCACGTGCCGGGCGACCACATCGGCTGGTACATCCTGCCGTTCGCGCTCGGCAACTTCGCGGGACCGCTGCTGATCGGCAGACTGTTCGATGTGATCGGCCGTCGCAAGATGATCACCGCGACCTATGCGATCTCTGCGATTCTGCTCACGTTGAGCGGCTATCTGTTCGAGCAGCAGATGCTGACCGTGACGACGCAGACAATCGCATGGATGGTGATTTTCTTCTTCGCGTCGTCGGCGGCGAGTTCGGCGTATCTGACCGTCAGCGAATCGTTTCCGCTCGAAATCCGCGCGCTCGCGATTGCGGTGTTCTACGCGTTCGGCACGGCGCTTGGCGGCATCGCGGGACCGGCGTTCTTCGGCAGGCTGATCGATACGCAGCAGCGCAGCGAAGTGTTTTCCGGCTATCTGGTCGGCTCCGCGCTGATGCTGGCTGCGGCGGTGATCGCGGCGATCTGGGGCGTCGATGCCGAACGGCGTTCGCTGGAAACGGTCGCTGCACCGTTGTCCGCCGTCGAGGACGAATAA
- a CDS encoding nitroreductase family protein: protein MTKKPAATDVPIHDLIAGRWSPRAYSREPVSREQLRAVLEAARWAPSSYNLQPWRFLVFDRSTDEVSFKKAFDTLVPFNQGWNANAPVLICVTAHTLTSKGEINRCAPYDAGAAALSLVLQAHALGLAAHQMSGFDVNAFRKAFAVPDDVEVIAMISLAHYGEVDKLDPVLREREKAARTRVPLGDIAFAGAWNKGF from the coding sequence ATGACCAAGAAACCCGCAGCCACCGACGTTCCCATTCATGACCTGATCGCCGGTCGCTGGAGCCCACGTGCCTATTCGAGGGAGCCGGTGAGCCGCGAACAGCTGCGCGCGGTGCTCGAGGCGGCGCGCTGGGCGCCTTCGTCCTATAACCTGCAGCCGTGGCGCTTCCTGGTGTTCGACCGCTCGACGGACGAAGTCTCGTTCAAGAAGGCGTTCGACACGCTCGTGCCGTTCAACCAGGGCTGGAACGCGAATGCGCCTGTTCTGATCTGTGTGACGGCGCATACGCTGACGTCGAAGGGCGAAATCAACCGCTGTGCGCCGTACGACGCGGGCGCGGCCGCGTTGTCGCTGGTGTTGCAGGCGCATGCGCTGGGCCTCGCCGCGCATCAGATGAGTGGGTTCGACGTCAACGCGTTCCGCAAGGCGTTCGCCGTACCCGACGACGTCGAGGTGATCGCGATGATTTCGCTGGCGCACTACGGCGAGGTCGACAAGCTCGATCCCGTGCTGCGTGAACGGGAAAAGGCGGCGCGCACGCGCGTGCCGCTCGGCGATATCGCATTTGCCGGGGCTTGGAACAAGGGGTTCTGA
- a CDS encoding MFS transporter, with translation MNWAARMIRGRFHYGWLAVAVVFLVLLAAAGTRATPSVMMVPLEHDFGWSRATISLAISVNIALYGLMGPFAAAAMQRFGVRPTILIALGTMAAGVGLSSLMTHPWQMILVWGVMVGGATGVAALTLSATVVNRWFTTHRGLVMGILTASSATGQLVFLPLLAAIAQHHGWRPVVWTVAIAAAVVLPLVAFLLPERPADMALRPFGEPADAPIRSDMSNKNPLAIAFGTLAMASKTRDFWLLFFSFFICGASTNGYVGTHLIAMCGDYGMTEVQGASLLAAMGIFDLFGTTLSGWLSDRFNARVLLFWYYGLRGLSLIYLPHAFGIDFFGLPLFAVFYGLDWIATVPPTVRLATDVYGKDSAPVVFGWVVAGHQLGAAFAALGAGMLRASLGTYTVASMISGGLCIVASIIVLRINRGERSVAAQAA, from the coding sequence ATGAACTGGGCAGCAAGAATGATTCGTGGGCGCTTCCACTACGGCTGGCTGGCCGTGGCAGTGGTGTTTCTGGTGCTGCTCGCCGCAGCCGGCACACGCGCGACGCCGAGCGTGATGATGGTGCCGCTCGAACACGATTTCGGCTGGAGCCGCGCGACGATCTCGCTGGCGATTTCGGTGAATATCGCGCTGTACGGGCTGATGGGACCGTTCGCGGCGGCGGCGATGCAGCGTTTCGGCGTGCGGCCGACAATTCTCATCGCGCTCGGCACGATGGCGGCGGGCGTCGGGCTGTCGTCGCTGATGACGCATCCGTGGCAGATGATCCTCGTGTGGGGCGTGATGGTCGGCGGCGCGACGGGCGTGGCGGCGCTGACGCTGTCGGCGACGGTGGTGAACCGCTGGTTCACCACGCATCGTGGTCTGGTGATGGGCATCCTGACGGCCAGCTCGGCGACGGGCCAGCTGGTGTTCCTGCCACTGCTCGCGGCGATTGCGCAGCATCATGGCTGGCGGCCCGTCGTATGGACGGTCGCGATCGCCGCCGCCGTCGTGCTGCCGCTCGTCGCGTTCCTCCTGCCGGAGCGTCCCGCCGATATGGCGCTGCGGCCGTTCGGCGAACCCGCCGACGCGCCGATCCGCTCCGACATGAGCAACAAGAACCCGCTCGCGATCGCCTTCGGCACGCTCGCGATGGCGAGCAAGACGCGCGATTTCTGGCTGCTGTTCTTCAGCTTCTTCATTTGCGGCGCGAGCACGAACGGCTACGTCGGCACGCACCTGATCGCGATGTGCGGCGACTACGGGATGACGGAAGTGCAGGGCGCGTCGCTGCTCGCGGCGATGGGCATTTTCGATCTGTTCGGCACGACGCTGTCGGGCTGGCTGTCGGACCGCTTCAACGCTCGCGTGCTGCTGTTCTGGTACTACGGGCTGCGCGGTTTGTCGCTGATCTATCTCCCGCACGCGTTCGGCATCGATTTCTTCGGCTTGCCGCTGTTCGCCGTGTTCTACGGCCTCGACTGGATCGCGACCGTTCCGCCGACCGTGCGTCTTGCCACGGATGTCTACGGCAAGGACTCGGCGCCTGTCGTATTCGGCTGGGTCGTGGCAGGGCATCAGCTTGGCGCGGCGTTCGCTGCGCTCGGCGCGGGCATGCTGCGCGCGAGCCTCGGTACGTACACGGTGGCGTCGATGATTTCGGGCGGTTTGTGCATCGTCGCGTCGATCATCGTGCTGCGGATCAATCGCGGCGAGCGGAGCGTGGCGGCGCAGGCGGCCTGA
- a CDS encoding TetR/AcrR family transcriptional regulator: protein MANSDTAKPASSRRAQTAGSDAQQHLLRAAADLFYKEGVRAVGVDAVVERAGVNKMSLYRQFSSKDDLVVAYLEQSDENFFARFDESLARHPGEPRKQLVQYFDDLAGRASKEDYRGCPFVNVSAEFPDPSHPARVCVLNNKTRLMQRLNDLCAEAGARDPAELANGLALLIEGVYASSQTYGPGCGPIKVAPRVAEQLVAQACGDAPVK, encoded by the coding sequence ATGGCTAATTCCGACACCGCCAAACCCGCCTCGAGCCGTCGCGCGCAGACGGCGGGCTCCGACGCGCAGCAGCATCTGCTGCGCGCCGCCGCCGACCTGTTCTACAAGGAAGGCGTGCGCGCGGTGGGCGTCGATGCTGTCGTCGAGCGCGCGGGCGTCAACAAGATGAGCCTGTACCGGCAGTTCTCATCGAAAGACGATCTGGTCGTCGCGTACCTGGAACAGTCCGACGAGAACTTCTTCGCGCGCTTCGACGAAAGCCTCGCCAGGCATCCGGGCGAGCCGCGAAAACAGCTCGTCCAGTATTTCGACGATCTGGCCGGACGCGCGTCGAAGGAAGACTATCGCGGTTGCCCGTTCGTCAACGTGTCGGCCGAGTTTCCCGATCCGTCGCATCCGGCTCGCGTTTGCGTGCTGAACAACAAGACCAGGCTGATGCAGCGTCTGAACGATCTGTGCGCGGAAGCGGGCGCGCGCGATCCGGCCGAACTCGCGAACGGACTCGCGCTGCTGATCGAAGGCGTGTATGCGTCGAGCCAGACGTACGGCCCGGGTTGCGGACCGATCAAGGTTGCGCCGCGCGTCGCGGAGCAGCTGGTCGCACAGGCTTGCGGAGACGCGCCGGTAAAATAG
- a CDS encoding DUF1415 domain-containing protein — MSSPSPDSHAAILDATRHWLTRAVIGLNLCPFAKAVHVKNQIRYTISEAADVEGVLTDLETELRTLMDADPADIDTTLLIIPHALGDFLEYNDCLFFADRMLKQLRLEGTLQIASFHPQYQFEGNEPDDIENYTNRAPYPILHLLREASIERAVDAFPDAADIYERNEATMRRLGLEGWRQWMSEPAKD, encoded by the coding sequence ATGTCTTCGCCGTCCCCCGATTCCCACGCTGCCATTCTCGACGCCACGCGCCACTGGCTGACGCGCGCCGTCATCGGGCTGAATCTGTGTCCTTTCGCGAAGGCGGTGCACGTGAAGAATCAGATTCGCTACACGATCAGCGAGGCCGCCGACGTGGAAGGCGTCCTGACCGATCTGGAAACCGAGTTGCGTACGCTGATGGACGCCGATCCCGCCGACATCGACACGACGCTGCTGATCATCCCGCACGCACTCGGCGATTTTCTCGAGTACAACGACTGCCTGTTCTTCGCGGACCGGATGCTCAAGCAGTTGCGCCTGGAGGGCACGCTGCAGATCGCGAGCTTTCACCCGCAGTATCAGTTCGAAGGCAACGAGCCGGACGATATCGAGAACTACACGAATCGCGCGCCCTACCCGATCCTTCACCTGTTGCGGGAAGCGAGCATCGAGCGCGCAGTCGACGCCTTCCCCGACGCCGCCGACATCTACGAGCGCAACGAAGCAACGATGCGGCGCCTCGGTCTCGAAGGCTGGCGCCAATGGATGAGCGAGCCGGCCAAAGACTGA